Proteins co-encoded in one Cupriavidus metallidurans CH34 genomic window:
- a CDS encoding acyl-CoA synthetase — MYLTQGLHRRVQQTPDHVATIFRSRRRTYREFSERVSRLAGALQQLGMNPGDRVSMLSLNSDRYLEYAMSVWWGGGVLNPVNTRWSVPEIVYSLDDCDTGILIVDDHFLAMAEPIRATAKRAPILIHAGDGAPPAGMLGFEALLADASPVPDAMRGGEDLASIMYTGGTTGKPKGVMQSHLNLWSSSISRLAQFPLDEATITLHAAPLFHTAAMAKAVGVFVIGGTHTMVPTFDPAEVLETLERERVNDIMLVPTMLQAILACPDFARRDVSSLKRINYGASPINGAVLDAALAAMPNVEFSHAYGLTEASPVVSVNPPANHGPVGRASGLYRSAGRPGFGVFVKVVDPNGDEVPRNTIGEIIVRGPNIMQGYWNKPEETRQALRNGWLHTGDGAYMDDAGYLFIVDRIKDMIVTGGENVYSAEVENALAQHPAVHSCAVIGVPHERWGEAVHAVVVLRPGLQAGEDELRTHCRALIASYKCPKSVEFRTELPLSAAGKILKRDLRTRYWQDQPRQVS; from the coding sequence ATGTACCTGACCCAGGGCCTACACCGTCGTGTGCAGCAGACGCCCGACCACGTCGCCACGATATTCAGAAGCCGCCGGCGTACCTATCGTGAGTTCTCCGAGCGTGTCTCGCGCCTCGCCGGCGCCTTGCAGCAACTCGGCATGAACCCAGGCGACCGCGTCAGCATGCTGTCCCTGAACTCGGACCGCTATCTCGAATACGCAATGAGCGTGTGGTGGGGCGGTGGCGTCCTCAATCCAGTCAACACGCGCTGGAGCGTGCCGGAAATCGTCTATTCGCTCGATGACTGCGATACCGGCATCCTGATCGTCGACGATCATTTTCTGGCCATGGCCGAGCCGATTCGCGCCACGGCGAAGCGGGCACCGATTTTGATTCATGCGGGCGACGGCGCGCCGCCGGCAGGAATGCTGGGATTCGAGGCCCTGCTCGCAGACGCGAGCCCTGTACCGGACGCCATGCGCGGCGGCGAGGATCTGGCCTCGATCATGTACACGGGCGGCACCACCGGCAAGCCGAAGGGTGTCATGCAGTCGCACCTGAACCTGTGGTCGTCGTCGATCTCGCGCCTCGCCCAGTTCCCGCTGGACGAAGCGACGATCACGCTCCACGCGGCACCGCTGTTCCATACGGCGGCGATGGCCAAGGCAGTGGGTGTGTTCGTCATCGGCGGCACGCACACGATGGTCCCGACGTTCGATCCGGCCGAGGTGCTGGAAACGCTCGAACGCGAGCGCGTCAACGACATCATGCTCGTGCCCACGATGCTGCAGGCGATCCTGGCGTGCCCGGACTTCGCCAGACGCGATGTCAGCAGCCTGAAGCGCATCAACTATGGCGCGTCACCGATCAACGGCGCGGTGCTCGATGCGGCGCTGGCCGCCATGCCGAATGTCGAGTTCTCGCACGCCTATGGGCTGACCGAAGCGTCGCCGGTGGTATCGGTCAATCCGCCTGCCAACCACGGCCCGGTGGGCCGCGCCAGCGGGCTGTACCGGTCGGCGGGCCGCCCCGGCTTCGGTGTGTTCGTCAAGGTCGTCGACCCGAACGGCGATGAAGTCCCACGCAACACGATCGGCGAGATCATCGTGCGCGGCCCCAACATCATGCAGGGATACTGGAACAAGCCGGAGGAAACGCGGCAGGCACTGCGCAACGGCTGGCTGCATACGGGCGACGGCGCATACATGGACGATGCCGGCTATCTGTTCATCGTCGATCGCATCAAGGACATGATCGTCACCGGCGGCGAGAACGTCTATTCGGCCGAGGTCGAGAACGCGCTGGCCCAACATCCGGCAGTCCATTCCTGCGCGGTCATTGGCGTGCCGCACGAGCGCTGGGGCGAAGCGGTTCACGCGGTGGTGGTGCTCAGACCCGGCTTGCAGGCTGGCGAGGACGAATTGCGCACGCATTGCCGCGCGCTCATCGCCAGCTACAAGTGCCCCAAGAGCGTGGAGTTCCGCACCGAGCTGCCGCTCTCCGCAGCGGGCAAGATCCTCAAGCGCGACCTGCGCACGCGCTACTGGCAGGACCAGCCGCGGCAGGTCAGCTGA